A DNA window from Methylocystis heyeri contains the following coding sequences:
- a CDS encoding cob(I)yrinic acid a,c-diamide adenosyltransferase — translation MVRLDKIYTRGGDAGATSLIGGARRRKDDIRVEAYGAVDETNAAIGLARLAVEPQDRGLDAMLERIQNELFDLGAELATPAKEPAEPGAKLSIVQSQIDRIEREIDELNRPLAPLKSFVLPGGTAAAAHLHLARTIARRAERVMVTLANMEGEFVEPAALAYVNRLSDFLFVASRYVNREKGDVLWKPGATR, via the coding sequence ATGGTCCGTCTCGATAAAATCTACACGCGCGGCGGCGACGCAGGCGCGACCTCCCTCATCGGCGGCGCGCGGCGGCGCAAGGACGACATTCGCGTCGAGGCCTACGGCGCCGTCGACGAAACCAACGCCGCCATCGGGCTCGCCCGACTCGCCGTCGAGCCGCAAGACCGGGGTCTCGACGCGATGCTGGAGCGCATTCAAAACGAGTTGTTCGACCTCGGGGCGGAACTCGCCACGCCGGCGAAAGAGCCTGCCGAACCGGGAGCGAAGCTTTCGATCGTGCAATCTCAGATCGACCGGATCGAGCGCGAGATCGACGAATTGAACCGGCCGCTCGCGCCGCTCAAGTCTTTCGTGCTTCCGGGCGGGACCGCCGCGGCGGCGCATCTTCATCTGGCGCGCACCATAGCCCGGCGCGCCGAGCGGGTGATGGTGACGCTCGCCAATATGGAAGGCGAGTTCGTCGAGCCTGCCGCCCTCGCCTACGTCAATCGCCTGTCCGATTTCCTTTTTGTGGCGTCCCGGTACGTAAACCGGGAAAAAGGCGACGTTCTCTGGAAGCCGGGCGCGACCCGCTGA
- a CDS encoding twin transmembrane helix small protein has protein sequence MMQFSNILLIGALAAVALVLIAGVVNMIRGGSLERSQILMRWRVGLQFLALLIVMGILYFRH, from the coding sequence ATGATGCAGTTTTCCAATATTCTCCTGATCGGCGCGCTGGCGGCCGTGGCGCTGGTGCTGATCGCGGGCGTCGTGAATATGATTCGCGGCGGCAGCCTGGAGAGATCCCAGATTCTGATGCGCTGGCGCGTCGGATTGCAGTTCCTGGCGCTGCTCATCGTCATGGGCATCCTCTACTTCCGCCATTAG
- a CDS encoding multicopper oxidase domain-containing protein, protein MVLRYAHMAGVGWRALAMTMVLGVLINSAPGHAADLAEPPVFKSSGGVLDIMVIAQATPVSSLDISGPQPVGWIYTVCPRPAPGTTCPANADTVSPYGGVRLALQPGDRLKIRFVNNLPSVPPDSLDRIHDDPLLALNPSNLHTHGLIVAPAPNSAPPPRVPVYGDFIFTSVFNPANGNPAAYDPGAFTKIHAHGDVVSTGAVDYDIQIPANHPSGAYWFHPHMHGLALNQLSAGLSGIISIGNVANYACADESCRHPVPESAVRHLILKDMQVLADNTGFFQEDPDFCANQASDAPLGEGVCPGDPSAYAGGQWFFTLNGQRYPKIPVATADGEVWRFTNASGSASYDLRLIDDQTQLPMAVQILSIDGVALSFPSGATADQMVEIGGNRLRLAPCGAASGAAPGALSAVSVAPALSPFSAAPVCATEIVMMPATRVETYVVYRDARNRIASAPEKATATLLSAGISTGPGGDSWPAVKLAKVVFPKGRSQAVSEALHLKAQPSPETVSAPLASAAVLRGPSFSCQPLAAGHHRRIYFGNPNVPDGTGPGSDQYGEAIFGLGYEEIDEHGQPVPNTFQDFKRFDPADTLCVRINPGETSVTETWELYNLATELHNFHIHQTKFRRIDPAATMDGPLNPASRHAGVWEDTVPLPVAEPGPGSQPALDPEATSCTIADFKAGRCTATPIYVSIPFTQPGTFVFHCHILEHEDGGMMRAVRVAPASN, encoded by the coding sequence ATGGTTCTTAGGTATGCCCATATGGCGGGCGTCGGCTGGCGCGCGTTGGCTATGACGATGGTTTTGGGAGTCCTGATCAATTCGGCCCCCGGCCATGCCGCCGATCTCGCGGAGCCGCCCGTCTTCAAGAGTTCCGGCGGCGTTCTCGACATCATGGTGATCGCACAGGCGACGCCGGTGAGTTCGCTCGACATTTCAGGGCCCCAGCCGGTGGGCTGGATCTATACGGTCTGCCCGAGACCCGCCCCCGGAACGACTTGTCCTGCAAACGCCGATACGGTCAGCCCCTATGGCGGGGTGCGGCTTGCTCTCCAGCCGGGCGACAGGCTGAAAATCAGATTCGTGAACAACCTGCCGTCCGTGCCGCCGGACTCGCTCGACCGCATCCACGACGATCCGCTGCTCGCGCTCAATCCCTCCAATCTGCATACGCACGGCCTGATCGTCGCGCCCGCGCCCAACTCCGCGCCGCCGCCCCGCGTGCCGGTTTATGGAGACTTCATCTTCACCAGCGTGTTCAATCCGGCCAATGGCAATCCGGCGGCCTACGATCCCGGCGCTTTCACCAAGATTCATGCCCATGGCGACGTGGTCTCGACCGGCGCGGTCGATTACGACATCCAGATTCCCGCCAATCATCCGTCGGGGGCCTATTGGTTCCATCCGCACATGCATGGGCTGGCGTTGAACCAGCTCTCGGCGGGCCTCTCGGGCATCATAAGCATCGGCAATGTCGCGAATTACGCCTGCGCCGACGAGTCGTGCCGCCATCCCGTGCCGGAGTCGGCGGTTCGCCACCTGATCCTGAAGGATATGCAGGTGCTGGCGGACAACACCGGATTCTTTCAGGAGGACCCCGATTTCTGCGCCAATCAGGCGTCCGACGCGCCGCTCGGCGAAGGCGTGTGCCCGGGAGACCCTTCCGCCTATGCCGGCGGCCAATGGTTCTTCACCCTCAATGGCCAGCGTTATCCCAAAATCCCTGTCGCGACCGCCGATGGCGAAGTCTGGAGATTCACCAACGCTTCCGGCAGCGCCAGTTATGATCTGCGTCTTATCGACGACCAGACCCAACTGCCCATGGCGGTTCAGATTCTATCCATCGACGGAGTTGCGCTCAGTTTTCCTTCGGGCGCGACAGCCGACCAGATGGTCGAGATCGGCGGCAATCGCCTCAGGCTGGCGCCCTGCGGCGCGGCGAGTGGGGCGGCGCCGGGAGCGCTATCGGCGGTGAGCGTAGCCCCCGCTTTGTCGCCTTTTTCGGCCGCCCCGGTCTGTGCGACCGAGATCGTGATGATGCCGGCGACCAGAGTGGAAACCTATGTCGTCTACCGTGACGCTCGCAACAGAATCGCGTCGGCGCCGGAAAAAGCGACCGCCACTCTGCTCTCGGCCGGAATAAGCACGGGGCCCGGCGGCGACAGCTGGCCGGCGGTGAAACTCGCGAAAGTGGTCTTTCCGAAAGGCCGGTCGCAGGCGGTCTCGGAGGCGCTCCATCTGAAGGCGCAACCTTCGCCGGAGACGGTGTCGGCTCCGCTCGCGAGCGCTGCGGTCCTGCGTGGGCCGTCCTTCTCCTGCCAGCCGCTGGCCGCAGGACATCATCGCCGGATCTATTTCGGCAATCCCAATGTCCCCGACGGAACGGGCCCGGGCTCGGATCAATATGGCGAGGCCATTTTCGGCCTCGGCTATGAGGAGATCGACGAGCACGGCCAGCCCGTTCCGAACACTTTCCAGGACTTCAAACGATTCGATCCCGCCGATACTCTCTGTGTCAGGATCAACCCCGGCGAGACCTCGGTCACGGAAACCTGGGAGCTGTATAACCTCGCGACCGAGCTGCACAACTTTCATATCCACCAGACCAAGTTCCGCAGAATCGATCCTGCGGCGACGATGGACGGGCCCTTGAACCCGGCAAGCAGGCATGCGGGCGTCTGGGAAGATACTGTTCCGCTCCCGGTGGCTGAACCGGGGCCCGGTTCGCAGCCGGCGCTCGATCCCGAGGCGACTTCCTGCACGATCGCGGATTTCAAGGCGGGTCGTTGCACGGCGACGCCGATCTATGTGAGCATCCCCTTCACGCAACCTGGGACGTTTGTCTTTCACTGTCATATTCTCGAGCACGAGGATGGCGGAATGATGCGGGCCGTCCGGGTTGCGCCGGCTTCCAACTGA